A region from the Rosa rugosa chromosome 6, drRosRugo1.1, whole genome shotgun sequence genome encodes:
- the LOC133717582 gene encoding protein LPA2, whose product MALSYHLLPRLQFTKTVRFTAKSQTPTEPSSEGKEVPPKKPSSQGMGFGSSATSASNSSVSSKQKKGRASIIRRSPVEKPVLFSEEDEAKVKEMGSNEGAFVVAWLVLGGVILVEGLALATSGFLPEKWDKLFVKYLYPSFTPTVLLFIAGTTAFGVIKYLQNEELKGQK is encoded by the exons ATGGCGCTATCCTATCATCTTCTTCCTCGGCTCCAATTCACCAAAACGGTGCGTTTCACTGCGAAGTCTCAGACCCCAACAGAGCCGTCGTCCGAGGGCAAAGAGGTCCCGCCGAAGAAACCCAGTTCCCAAGGGATGGGATTCGGGTCGTCGGCGACTTCTGCGAGCAATTCCAGTGTGAGTTCGAAGCAAAAGAAGGGGAGGGCTTCGATTATACGGCGGTCGCCGGTGGAAAAGCCGGTGCTTTTTAGCGAAGAAGATGAGGCTAAGGTGAAGGAGATGGGGAGTAATGAGGGTGCTTTTGTGGTAGCTTGGTTGGTGCTTGGAGGTGTGATTCTAGTTGAAGGTCTTGCTCTTGCTACTTCGG GCTTCCTTCCAGAAAAGTGGGATAAATTATTTGTGAAGTATTTATATCCATCTTTTACGCCAACAGTCCTCTTGTTCATTGCTGGAACAACTGCATTCGGAGTAATAAAGTACCTGCAGAATGAGGAACTCAAAGGTCAGAAATGA
- the LOC133717089 gene encoding protein EXORDIUM-like 3 — protein MRRSPAPLLLSLLTLLSLLLSAASWRPWPHLKANNTDLALGNNKKFEGSSDFVHLKYHMGPVLTADITVHTIWYGTWQRRQKKIIREFLSSISAADSKPPSVAGWWKTVQLYTDQTGQNVSRTVHLGAEKNDRFYSHGKSLTRLSIQSVIKSAVTAKTRPLPTNPQGGLYLLLTSDDVTVQDFCGQVCGFHYFTFPSIVGYTLPYAWVGNSAKLCPGVCAYPYAVPEYMPGLKPFKSPNGDVGVEGMISVIAHEIAELASNPLVNAWYAGQDPSFPVEIADLCEGIYGTGGGGSYTGQLMDDHDGATYNMNGIRRKFLVQWIWSHVLSYCTGPNALDQ, from the coding sequence ATGCGCCGGTCACCGGCTCCGTTGCTCCTCTCCCTCCTCACCCTACTCTCCCTACTCCTCTCCGCCGCTTCATGGCGGCCCTGGCCCCACCTCAAGGCCAACAACACTGACCTCGCCCTCGGCAACAACAAAAAATTCGAAGGCTCCTCCGACTTTGTCCACCTTAAATACCACATGGGGCCGGTCCTCACTGCCGACATAACCGTCCACACAATCTGGTACGGCACGTGGCAGCGCCGCCAGAAGAAGATCATTCGTGAGTTCCTCAGCTCCATCTCCGCCGCCGACTCCAAGCCCCCCTCCGTCGCCGGCTGGTGGAAGACCGTACAGCTCTACACCGACCAGACCGGCCAGAACGTCTCCCGCACCGTCCACCTCGGCGCCGAGAAAAACGACCGCTTCTACTCCCACGGCAAATCCCTCACCCGCCTCTCCATCCAGTCCGTCATCAAGTCCGCCGTCACCGCCAAAACCCGCCCCTTACCCACCAACCCTCAGGGCGGCCTCTACCTCCTGCTGACGTCAGACGACGTCACCGTCCAGGACTTCTGCGGCCAGGTCTGCGGCTTCCACTACTTCACGTTCCCGTCCATCGTCGGCTACACTCTGCCGTACGCGTGGGTCGGGAACTCCGCGAAGCTCTGCCCCGGGGTCTGCGCGTACCCGTACGCCGTGCCGGAGTACATGCCGGGGCTGAAGCCGTTCAAGTCTCCGAACGGCGACGTCGGCGTGGAGGGGATGATAAGCGTTATAGCTCACGAGATTGCCGAGCTGGCCAGCAACCCTCTAGTGAACGCTTGGTACGCCGGCCAGGACCCCAGTTTTCCGGTGGAGATCGCCGACCTCTGCGAGGGGATCTACGGCACCGGAGGAGGGGGGTCGTACACGGGGCAGCTGATGGACGACCACGACGGCGCCACGTACAACATGAACGGAATCCGGCGCAAGTTTTTGGTGCAGTGGATTTGGAGTCACGTTTTGAGTTACTGTACCGGACCTAATGCACTCGACCAGTAA
- the LOC133717581 gene encoding uncharacterized protein LOC133717581 has product MASLFTLQHSPSLSFSPRTHLYSPKRCRFRAQISVNGGAKTGAAVVWLKHDLRIDDHPALLAAANHSGAIPLYVFDHRILSRFGDEMLEMVAVALEDLRNSLRDKGTNLMVRFGNAENVIQEIVEKVRVVSTVYAEEEVEYGLREMVGVVKDRLGTMPSAPDFVLWRTPFYDVKSLKGIPDSYNDFTKLRLPITMPLPPATFSGSAMELDWGPMPTFDDLKEFVNANPCKMQERWTSIKVQSKSRDEVFSTTKGNSMGGQTSTVLNSLGAYLRYLDGESRDDFWQKVHERMPYAESRDGASFNTLFGTALSLGILSRRRVYFEAIKHDKERNCGFLSPFGSGATISAAVDSVCSMEWYWLLALKSQISNDRRYHIRIWRWKGYLIQYTVVGHEGPAILLVHGFGAFLEHYRDNLGRIAESGNRVWAITILGFGKSEKPNIVYTELLWSEMLRDFILEVVGEPVHLVGNSIGGYIIAIVARLWPALAKSVVLINSGGEVIPYSSPPFTKERKTSGASWLGARFLLFYLRFQLKDIVQNCYPNKTERVDNWLINEMLRASYDPGVAVVLESVFSFNLSLPLNYLLKGFKEKVLIIQGMRDPISNSKSKVAMIKEHSDGFLIKELDAGHCPHDELPEEVNSIICEWIVTLTSKRPVVSFR; this is encoded by the exons ATGGCTTCACTCTTCACTCTCCAACACTCTCCCTCGCTTTCCTTCTCCCCAAGAACCCACCTTTACTCGCCGAAACGGTGCCGTTTCCGAGCTCAAATTTCAGTCAACGGCGGAGCTAAGACCGGCGCCGCCGTCGTTTGGCTGAAGCACGACCTCCGAATCGACGATCATCCAGCTCTTCTCGCCGCCGCTAATCACTCCGGAGCTATTCCTCTCTATGTCTTCGACCACCGTATTCTCTCCC GTTTTGGGGACGAAATGCTGGAAATGGTTGCGGTTGCTTTAGAAGATTTGAGAAACTCGTTGAGAGATAAAGGTACGAACTTGATGGTGAGGTTTGGGAATGCAGAGAATGTGATACAAGAGATTGTAGAAAAG GTTCGGGTTGTGAGCACTGTGTATGCTGAGGAGGAGGTAGAGTATGGTTTAAGGGAGATGGTTGGTGTTGTCAAGGACAGATTGGGAACAATGCCTTCTGCCCCTGACTTTGTGCTGTGGCGGACGCCGTTTTATGATGTGAAG AGCTTGAAGGGCATTCCTGATTCCTACAATGACTTTACTAAACTTCGATTGCCAATAACCATGCCGCTTCCGCCAGCTACATTTTCCGGTAGTGCAATGGAGTTGGACTGGG GTCCTATGCCCACATTTGATGATTTGAAGGAGTTTGTAAACGCAAATCCATGCAAAATGCAAGAGAGGTGGACTTCAATCAAG GTCCAGTCAAAGAGTCGTGATGAAGTGTTTTCCACCACAAAAGGAAATTCTATGGGGGGTCAGACGAGCACGGTATTGAATTCTTTGGGTGCATACTTGAGATACTTGGATGGAGAATCACGGGATGACTTCTGGCAGAA GGTGCATGAAAGGATGCCCTATGCTGAAAGCCGGGATGGAGCTTCATTTAATACTCTCTTTGGTACAGCCCTTTCTCTTGGCATCCTATCCAGAAGGAGAGTATATTTTGAAGCTATTAAGCATGACAAAGAACGAAACTGTGGATTTCTATCTCCTTTTGGTTCAGGAGCAACAATTTCTGCTGCTGTTGATTCAGTGTGCTCAATGGAG TGGTATTGGCTTCTGGCTCTCAAAAGTCAGATAAGTAATGATAGAAGATATCATATTCGTATCTGGAGATGGAAAGGCTATCTAATTCAG TATACTGTTGTTGGTCATGAAGGTCCTGCTATTCTGCTTGTGCATGGTTTTGGAGCCTTTTTGGAGCATTACCGTGATAACCTAGGTCGCATCGCTGAAAGTGGAAACCGAGTTTGGGCCATTACAATTTTAGGATTTGGGAAATCAGAGAAGCCAAATATTGTGTACACTGAACTCCTGTGGTCTGAAATGCTTAGAGATTTCATTCTTGAAGTTGTGGGTGAACCAGTGCATCTTGTTGGGAACTCAATTGGTG gTTATATTATTGCAATTGTTGCTCGTCTTTGGCCTGCTCTGGCCAAATCTGTTGTTCTGATTAACAGTGGGGGTGAGGTTATTCCATACTCCTCCCCGCCATTCACTAAA GAAAGAAAAACATCAGGGGCTTCATGGCTGGGTGCTCGATTTCTTTTGTTCTACCTAAGGTTTCAACTCAAGGACATAGTGCAGAATTGCTATCCAAAT AAAACAGAGCGAGTGGACAATTGGCTTATAAATGAAATGCTAAGAGCA TCATATGATCCTGGGGTGGCAGTGGTCCTAGAAAGCGTTTTTAGCTTCAATCTCTCACTTCCTCTTAATTATCTTTTGAAAGGATTCAAGGAAAAGGTTCTCATTATCCAG GGAATGAGAGATCCAATATCCAACTCCAAATCAAAAGTGGCTATGATTAAAGAGCATTCCGATGGGTTCTTAATCAAGGAATTGGATGCTG GTCATTGTCCTCACGACGAACTGCCTGAGGAAGTAAATTCAATTATCTGTGAATGGATAGTAACCCTGACTAGTAAACGCCCTGTTGTGAGCTTTAGGTAG